The following proteins are encoded in a genomic region of Vigna radiata var. radiata cultivar VC1973A unplaced genomic scaffold, Vradiata_ver6 scaffold_7, whole genome shotgun sequence:
- the LOC106753948 gene encoding probable xyloglucan endotransglucosylase/hydrolase protein B precursor: MCLVLVSLASSALCAAPRRPVDVPFGRNYIPTWAFDHIKYFNGGSEIQLHLDKYTGTGFQSKGSYLFGHFSMNIKMVPGDSAGTVTAFYLSSQNAEHDEIDFEFLGNRTGQPYILQTNVFTGGKGDREQRIYLWFDPTKAYHRYSVLWNMYQIVFLVDNIPIRVFKNLKELGVKFPFDQPMKVYNSLWNADDWATRGGLEKTDWSKAPFVAEYKGFHVDGCEASVNSRFCATQGKRWWDQTEFRDLDSFQWRRLKWVRQKFTIYNYCTDRTRYPQLPPECRRNRDI; this comes from the exons TTGTGTCTTGTTTTGGTTTCGCTAGCCTCTTCTGCACTCTGTGCCGCCCCACGGAGACCAGTGGATGTTCCATTTGGCAGAAACTACATTCCCACATGGGCTTTCGATCACATCAAATACTTCAATGGGGGTTCTGAGATTCAACTTCATCTTGACAAGTACACTG GCACTGGCTTCCAATCAAAAGGGTCATATCTGTTTGGTCACTTCAGCATGAACATAAAGATGGTTCCTGGTGATTCAGCTGGCACAGTCACTGCTTTTTAT TTATCATCTCAAAACGCGGAGCACGATGAGATAGACTTTGAGTTCTTGGGGAACAGAACAGGACAACCTTACATTTTGCAGACAAATGTGTTCACTGGAGGGAAGGGTGACAGAGAGCAAAGAATCTATCTCTGGTTTGATCCCACAAAAGCATATCACAGATATTCTGTACTATGGAACATGTATCAAATTGT ATTCCTAGTGGATAACATCCCAATCAGGGTGTTCAAGAATCTGAAGGAGTTGGGAGTTAAGTTTCCCTTTGACCAACCGATGAAGGTTTACAACAGTTTGTGGAATGCTGATGATTGGGCCACAAGGGGTGGTTTGGAGAAAACAGATTGGTCAAAAGCTCCTTTCGTAGCAGAGTACAAAGGGTTTCACGTTGATGGGTGTGAGGCTTCAGTGAATTCAAGATTCTGTGCAACGCAGGGCAAAAGATGGTGGGACCAAACAGAGTTTCGTGATCTTGATTCCTTTCAGTGGCGAAGACTCAAATGGGTGCGTCAGAAATTCACCATCTACAACTACTGCACTGACAGAACCCGCTACCCTCAACTTCCACCAGAATGCAGAAGAAACCGTgacatttaa